The sequence TTTCCGCCGCGGGCCTACCGGCTCCTTGGGGATCTCGGCCGGATCGATTATTTTGACGTTGCCCAGTTTGCCGGCCTCGGAGATCCTGACCTCCTCGTATTTTTCCATCAGCATCTTGTAGATGTTGTCGTCCAGCTCAAACTGACGGGTCAGGCGGGCCAGCTCCACCTCCTTGGGCGGGATGGCTTTCAGTTTTTCCAGATAATCATTCACCACCCTCTGTTGAGCCAATTCTTTGGCTTTGTATGTCTCTATCTCCACCTGAAGGTCCAGGATCTTTACTACCAGGTCCTCGGAAAATAAGATCGGATCAATTCCGCCGTTATCCTGGGCCACTATCTTGGATATCTCCTCCTTCAGCCGGGATTTGGTGTTTTCAATTTTCTTGCCCAGTTCCTTCATCTTGGGATGATCCCCCGGAAAACCCTGGGAGGTCATGGTAGCCATCTGGGTCTGGAGGGTCAGGAGATCCTGGCGCAGACCGGAGGCCAATGGCGAAGAGACCTGGGAAACGTTCTCCAGCATGTTCTTTTTCTGGAAGTCCAATTGGTCCTGCAGGTAGATCAGCCGCTTTTCGGCCGATTCCCGCTCTACCCGGGTCAGGTTATACTGGGATTCAAAGCCGGTCAGTTTGTCGATCAGGAATTTTGATTCTTCGGAAAGCGAAATCACTTGGTTGGTTTGCTTAAACAATCGCAATTGGTTTTCTTCGGAAAAGAGTCTTTTTTCAATTACCGGAAGCTGTACTTCCAAAAAGCGGCGGATCTCCGTGAACTCGCCCCGGCTATAACTTAAGTTCCGGGAGATGAAGGCCTGTCCTACTGTATTGGCAATGGCCGCCGCCTGGGTCGGGCCGTTGCTGCTGGCCACGACTGTGATAACGTCTGATGTGCGGGAAGAAAGCACGGCGGTGGAAAACATGATGGTTTCGGTCAGCAGGGTATCGGCAATGAAACCCAACTCCCTGGCATCGGGCCTGGCTTTCAGTATCATGGCGGCTTCTCCGGCCAGGCTGCGGCTGCGGATGATCTCCACCTGGTTATTGATCATGTTGCGGCTTTGTTCTGTCTCCATCATCATACCCAAAATGGGCTTATTGTCCCGCTGGACCAAAAGGCTGATGTTGGCTTCGTAGATATTTGGCTGTCTAGCCGAAAATATGATTGAGGAAACCAACACCGGAAGGAAGGCCCCCAGCACTATCCAGCGGCGGCGCATAATTACCCGTATCAGGTCCTGAAGGCCGGGCTGTGATGATTCTGTTGAAGTTAGTTTTCCCTGGGTAAATTCGTTTTTCATTTAATGCTACCTCACTCCAGTCACTACCAGATAGGCAGTGATTATTACAGCCGCCTGACTTAAAAAGGTGGCCGCCCTAATCATTTTGTGATACAGGGTGGAGGGCACAATCACCACATCGCCCTGTTCCAGCATAGGAACCAGGGACCGGTCGGCTTTTCCGGTATATTTGGAAATATTCACTTTTTGGGTTTGTCCGGAACCGAAAGTTCCCCTGACCAGTTTAACCCTGGAAAGGGCGGCATCTTCGGTGGGGCCGCCGGCATAAGAAATCAGGCCCACCACATCAGTGGTAACCGGAACCCGGTACCGGCCGGGTTTACTTACCTGGCCCCAGATCTGGACCTCGACCAAAACCTCGCGCTCGTAAATATCGCCGGAGGTGCCGGCCGGGCCCTGTGCTCTCTCCATATAACCGCCGGCTTGGGCAAAGGCCAAACTTGCTCCGCCGAAAAGCCAACAAGCTATCAGTATTGCCGCCTTAAATTTCAATGTAAAAAATCTCACCGCCCAAAGTCTCCTTAATAGTAGCGTTGAATTGTTGCAAACCCTTTTCGGGCAAACAGGTTATAACCAAATAAAATTAACACATTTCAAGGGCAAAGTCAACAACTAAAACATATTTTTTAAAATAAAAAAGCCTCTCCGTAAAATAGGGGGAGGCTTTAAAGCAAAATCTTGGAGACAAAGGTACTACCGGTCCATTTTATCCTAAATTCAGTATGTTTTTTGGGGAGTCTTTTTAAGGTTAGAGAGGTCATAACCATGGACCTCCTGCAGCCGCCTCAAAAGATCCCCATACAAGCCCTCATCCATCTTCGGGGTCCGGCAGAGGATCCACAGATAATTGCGGTTTGGGTGGCCCACCACGGCATACTGGTATCCAACGGAGTCTAACTCTATTATCCAATAAGAACCGGAGAAGGGCCAGAAGAACTGAACCTTAAGCTTGGCGTTGGTCTCTTTGTCAACCACCCAGGCCTTGCCGTGGACCGATTTGTACTTGCCGTTCAGGGAATCCTTGTAGCATTGGTTGAGTACGTCTATCTTTCCGTCCGGCCGCAGGCTGTAAGTGGCGGTAACACCGGTGCAGCCCTTCTGGAAACGCTGGGGGATTGTGGCGATCTCGTACCAGGTTCCCAGGTAGCGGTTCAGGTCAACTTTGGGAACGGTCTGAAGAGGAGGTAATTCAGCCACAACCTGCCCTGCCGTAAGCAGTAAAAGCAAAGGTATGAGATACATTTTACTCCTTTCCTATCTCCTAATGGTTGACAATTTTTTATTGGTGTTTACTGCGAGTCGGCGAAGATTTACGTTGGGCGGAAGGTCCGCAATCACTGATATCTTTTATAATTTCCTCTAAACTGCGCACCCGTTATACCGCCGGATGGTAATAAAAGACAGATTGATCTGTTTTTTCCCCCAGCACATAAATCAGAGGTTGTCCCTTTTCCAGAAAAGACGAGATGGCCGCCCCCAGCTCAACGTATTTGGCCCGGCCATCCACCGGCATGGAGAGGATAATGAATACGTCGCAATTCCGTATGCCTTTCATATCCATGACAGCAATTCCCCGTTTTTTTTTGGATCTTTATTCCTGTCCGGGATTGATGTAATGGGGCCTTTCGTCCAGTCGACGGTGATCCCGTGCCTAAATTTCCGCAGCGCTCTAAAGATTTCTTTCACTTGTTTTTCTGGCGGACATAGGCAGCGACATAGAATTTCATTGGTTTACTTCTCGATAAATGCTGTTATCTTTTTAGCCACCTGCTCCGGCGTAAAGCCGAATTCTTTAGCCAGAACCTTGTCCGGGGCGCTGGCCCCGAAATGCTCGATGCCTATGAACAGACCGTCCTGGCCGATCACCTGACGCCACAAGGCGCCGCGGCCGGCCTCCAGCGCCACTTTTAAGGAGCCGTGGGGAACGATGGTTTTCCGGTATTCTTCGCTCTGCTCCAAAAACAGCTCCAGGCAGGGGACCGAGACCACCGAGATCTCTAATCCCTGGGAAGCCAGCAGTTTGGCGGATTCCACCGCCAGGGCAACTTCCGAACCGCTGGCCATCAGCGTTACCTTGCGGCCCTGGCCGTAAACATGCAGATTATATGCGCCCCGGAGAACGTTGTTGGGCTTAAAACATTCAGAACGTTCCAGCGCCGGCAGTTTTTGCCGGGTCAGGATCATGGCAGTCGGCCCATCCTTTTTCTGCAGGGCCAGAGCCCAGGCGGCGGCGGTCTCCTGGGCATCGGCCGGCCGGATGACCCGCAGGTTGGGTATCAGTCTTAAAGCTGAAACATGTTCGATCGGCTGGTGGGTGGGTCCGTCCTCGCCCACATAAAAAGAGTCGTGGGTGAAGATGTAAACCGCCGGCAGTTTCATCAGAGCCGAAAGGCGGATGGCCGGGCGGCAGTAATCCGAGAACACCAGAAAGGTGGAGCCGAAGGGGACGAAAAACCCGTAGAGGGACATGCCGTTCATCATGGCCCCCATGGCGTGTTCCCGGATGCCGAAATGGATGTTGCGGCCGCTGAAATCCTCCGCCGAAACATGGGCCGAGCCCTTGATGTCTGAATTGGTGGAGCCGGCCAGGTCGGCCGAGCCGCCCGCCAACGAAGGAATGATCCCGGCTATCTTCTGGATCATATCTCCGGAAAGGCTACGGGTGGCTGCCGGTTCGTTTTTAATGGCGGAGGACAAAATGCCGTAAATGTCTGCGGGGATCTCTTTTTTCTCCAGCCTGTCCCACAGGCCGGCCTTTTCCTGGTTCTGCAGTCTCCAGACGGCCAGGTCCTTCTGCCACTTGTTATATTCCCGTTTGTTCCGGGATATCTTCTTTTGGCAGACCGATCTTACTTCTTCCGGGATGTAAAATGCCTGGTTGGGCCACCCTAAATTTCTACGGGTGGCGGCCACCTCTTCCTTTCCCAGCGGCGAGCCGTGGGCCGCCGACAGATCATGTTTATTGGGGCTGCCCTGGGCGATGTGGGTCCGGGCCAGGATCAGCGAGGGCTTGTCCGAAATCTTTTGGGCTTTCTTGATCGCCTTGTGAACGGTCTGGTGATCATGGCCGTCGATGCTTTGGGTGTGCCAACCCAGAGCCTTGAACCTGGCTCCCACATCCTCGGAAAAGCTCACATCAGTCCGGCCGTCAATGGTGATGCGGTTGTCGTCATATATGTAAATGATGTTGCCCAGTTTCAAATGCCCGGCCAGCGAGGCTGCTTCGGAAGATATGCCTTCCATCAGGTCTCCGTCCGAGACTAAAGCGTAAATGTAATGATCCAGGATTTTCTTCCGGTCAAGCCCCAGCCGGGCGGTAGCCATCTTCTGGGCCAGGGCCATGCCCACCCCGTTGGCAAACCCCTGACCCAGCGGGCCGGTTGTCACCTCCACTCCCGGGGTGTGCCCGGCTTCGGGATGGCCCGGGGTCAAGCTTCCCCATTGGCGGAAATTCTTAAGTTCTTCCAATGAGACATCATATCCGAAAAGGTGTAGCAGCCCGTACAGCAGGGCCGAGCCGTGTCCGGCCGACAGGATGAAGCGGTCCCGCCCCGGCCATTTGGGGTCTTTTGGGTTGAACTGCAAAAAATCGTGCCACAGCACAAAGGCAAAATCAGCCGCACCCATCGGAAGTCCGGGATGGCCGGAATTGGCCTGCTCCACCGCGTCCACCGCCAGCATGCGCAAAGTATCGGCGGCTTTTTGATATTGCTGGTTGGTTAGCTTGCTCATACGATAAATATTGTTGATATGGTTTGTTTGTTTTTTGCCTACACAGAACACCACGTTCTAAGCCCGCGGATGAATGCGATAGTAAAAGATGCTTCCATCTACGCTAATGCTACGGTGGACAGGTCGGCTGAAGTTGCTGATCACACTGTTTGGATAGCCGCGTTCTGGGCGGGGTAATCTATGGCATTTTTTGCGGGCTCCATAATCATATCATTTTTATTACGGATTTTGCAAACAAAAAGAATTTTATCCGGAAAACAATTATGAAAGGATACGGGCCATAAATTTTATGGATACCCACCCCCTTGACAATCATATATATCGCTGTTATCATTGGGTAAGAAAATATTAAAAAAAGGATATAAATCCCATGAACGACCAAAAATCCCGCCAGGAGCTTGAGTTTTTGCTGTCCTTCAGCAAATCTCTTTCTTCCACCCTGGATCAAAGCCAGCTGCTGGACATCATTATCGAATCGGCCAAAACGCTGACTGTGGCCGAGGCCAGCTCGCTTCTACTGCTGGACCGGGCCACCCAGAACCTGCATTTTGCCCATGCCACCGGGGAAGTTTCGGAGGAACTGAAAAAACTTTCCATCCCCATGGGTCAGGGCATCGCCGGGTGGGTGGCCCGGGAACAAAAACCCCAGATCGTGAATCAAGCCGAGCAGGACGAAAGATGGTACAAGGGCATAGACGAGAAGACCAAGTTTACCACCAAATCTTTGTTGTGTGTGCCTTTGCTTTCCAATGGCCAGACCATCGGCGTTATAGAGGTGTTGAATAAAAAGGACGGTCAGCAGTTTGACCAGCAGGACCAGGAACTGCTTTTGAAGTTCGCCGACCTGGCGGCCCAGGTGCTGGAGAATGCCGATAAATACAGCCGGTTGAAGGATGAGAACGTCCAGCTGCGCGACGAGTTGGCCAGCCGCTACACCATTACCGGCAAAAGTCAAGCGGTGGAAGAGGTGCTGGGGCTGGCCCGCAAGGTGGCCTCCGGCAACACCACGGTGCTGCTGCAAGGCGAGAACGGCACCGGCAAGGAACTGCTGGCCCGTTTCATCCATTACCAAAGCCCCAGGGCCGATAAGGCCTTTGTGGCCGTCAACAGCGCCGCCATCCCGGTGGAATTGCTGGAATCCGAGCTGTTCGGACACGAGAAGGGCGCTTTTACCGGGGCCGGCTGCCGGCGCAAGGGACGGTTTGAAATGGCGGCCGGAGGCACCATCTTCCTGGACGAAGTGGGGGACCTGCCCCAGGCCATCCAAGCCAAGATCCTGAGGGTTTTGCAGGAAAGGGAATTCGAGCGTCTGGGCAGCAGCGAAACGATAAAAGTAGATGTCAGGATCATCGCCGCCACCAACAAGGATCTGCTGCAGCTGGTAAAAGCCGGGTTGTTCCGTGAGGATCTGTATTATCGCTTAAATGTGTTCCAGATATTCCTGCCGCCGCTGCGCCAACGGGCGGAAGATATACCGGTTCTATCCCGGCATTTTTTGGAGCACTTTGGCCGGGAAACAAAAAAGCAGGTGCGGGGATTTACCGAGGAGGCCGCCCAGGCCATGCAGAACTATTCCTGGCCTGGAAATATCCGGGAGCTGCAGAATGCTGTGGAAAGGGCGGTGGTGCTTAGTTCCGGACAAACCATAACCCTGCAGAACCTGCCCCGGCTGGTGGACGATTCTTCCACCAGGGATGGCATCCCGCCCACCATGACCTGGGACGGCGCCCAGGATGTGTTTAAGCGGGAATACATGATAAAAGCGCTGGAAGCCAATGGTTGGAACCAAAGGAAAACGGCAAAGGTTTTAGACATTCAGCCATCGTATCTTTCCCGGTTGTTGAGGGAACTTAATATCATCCGGCCCCGAAACAGGGAGTCATGAGACGGATTATTAACAGATTCTCTTCGACCCGCACAAAAGGCCTTAACTTTGGTTAAGGCCTTTTGTGCGCAAGGAATCGCCCAAAGATGTAAAATTTACAGCTTATTATAACTATTTGAAAGATATGATATTGAATGAACAGGAGTGTAAATATTACACTTCCATACGTTGTTTGATGATAATAACCATGAGGCTAACTTATTGATAATAAAATAGATAGGAAATATCAGGATAAAATAAATAAAAGGTACGAAAAATGCATTATAAAAATAAATTGTGCAAAGACAATATGGAGATAAACAGTATATTTTTTTATTGACATTATATATAAATACAACCATTTTACGAAAAATTTAAAATCAATAAATAGCATAAATCAAGTTATTGCATGGCGATATAAAATAATATGCAAGTTGGCATAGTACTTGCAATACATAGTATTTCATAAAATACAACTATGCACAATATTAATGAAAATAAAGACTTAGGATCGTTCATTGAGCGATCGATACACAGCTTTACTGCGCTGGACATTGTATTGCATTATGCCCGCCAACCCAACTCCCAGGAGACACCTAAAACCATTTCTAGGTTGTTGGGCAAAAGTCAGGAGGAGATAACATGCTGTTTAGACCATTTTGTTGAACATAAAATACTGCAGCGGGTAAAAAAGAAAGGCGAGAACTGGTATCTGCCCAGTGCGGATGTAAAAAAAACAGAGATACTCCAACTGCTTAAACAGTGCCTGGACGACAAGGATAAAAGAATTAAACTGCTCTCGGTGGCTTTGGCTGCCATCAGGGAAAAAACCCCCGGTAAAAGGAGAAAAACCACATGAAAAAAATTGTTGGTCTATTGTTTGCGTTAATGGCCCTGGTTTCTTCAGCCATGGCTGCCTCGGACACAGTCAAAATATTTTTGTGGGATAACGATGCCGGTGAGACCGCCC comes from candidate division TA06 bacterium and encodes:
- the tkt gene encoding transketolase, whose product is MSKLTNQQYQKAADTLRMLAVDAVEQANSGHPGLPMGAADFAFVLWHDFLQFNPKDPKWPGRDRFILSAGHGSALLYGLLHLFGYDVSLEELKNFRQWGSLTPGHPEAGHTPGVEVTTGPLGQGFANGVGMALAQKMATARLGLDRKKILDHYIYALVSDGDLMEGISSEAASLAGHLKLGNIIYIYDDNRITIDGRTDVSFSEDVGARFKALGWHTQSIDGHDHQTVHKAIKKAQKISDKPSLILARTHIAQGSPNKHDLSAAHGSPLGKEEVAATRRNLGWPNQAFYIPEEVRSVCQKKISRNKREYNKWQKDLAVWRLQNQEKAGLWDRLEKKEIPADIYGILSSAIKNEPAATRSLSGDMIQKIAGIIPSLAGGSADLAGSTNSDIKGSAHVSAEDFSGRNIHFGIREHAMGAMMNGMSLYGFFVPFGSTFLVFSDYCRPAIRLSALMKLPAVYIFTHDSFYVGEDGPTHQPIEHVSALRLIPNLRVIRPADAQETAAAWALALQKKDGPTAMILTRQKLPALERSECFKPNNVLRGAYNLHVYGQGRKVTLMASGSEVALAVESAKLLASQGLEISVVSVPCLELFLEQSEEYRKTIVPHGSLKVALEAGRGALWRQVIGQDGLFIGIEHFGASAPDKVLAKEFGFTPEQVAKKITAFIEK
- a CDS encoding polysaccharide biosynthesis tyrosine autokinase — translated: MKNEFTQGKLTSTESSQPGLQDLIRVIMRRRWIVLGAFLPVLVSSIIFSARQPNIYEANISLLVQRDNKPILGMMMETEQSRNMINNQVEIIRSRSLAGEAAMILKARPDARELGFIADTLLTETIMFSTAVLSSRTSDVITVVASSNGPTQAAAIANTVGQAFISRNLSYSRGEFTEIRRFLEVQLPVIEKRLFSEENQLRLFKQTNQVISLSEESKFLIDKLTGFESQYNLTRVERESAEKRLIYLQDQLDFQKKNMLENVSQVSSPLASGLRQDLLTLQTQMATMTSQGFPGDHPKMKELGKKIENTKSRLKEEISKIVAQDNGGIDPILFSEDLVVKILDLQVEIETYKAKELAQQRVVNDYLEKLKAIPPKEVELARLTRQFELDDNIYKMLMEKYEEVRISEAGKLGNVKIIDPAEIPKEPVGPRRKLNIIFGGFLGLALGIGLVLLMEYMDTSLKNIHDIEQFLGLPVLGLIPAIDQEDVASQAENGKIPNGANAIAERLISHHLPKSPISEAYRILRTNLQFLNPDAPMKTILVTSAGPSEGKTTTASNMAITMAQVGSRTLIVDADLRRPMVNGVFGIPQEPGLTELLVKGGDLQKAMVSTDIENLFILPAGTIPPNPSELLSSQKMKHLIQEMKKCCDLVILDCPPVITVTDAAVLAAEADCVVLVIQSGKTDREAARRAKSLLTNVKAKIAGTVLNNISSDLLAGYSYYYHYYYEDGHRKKGEKGKRKNKK
- a CDS encoding SLBB domain-containing protein — translated: MERAQGPAGTSGDIYEREVLVEVQIWGQVSKPGRYRVPVTTDVVGLISYAGGPTEDAALSRVKLVRGTFGSGQTQKVNISKYTGKADRSLVPMLEQGDVVIVPSTLYHKMIRAATFLSQAAVIITAYLVVTGVR
- a CDS encoding lipocalin family protein, which produces MYLIPLLLLLTAGQVVAELPPLQTVPKVDLNRYLGTWYEIATIPQRFQKGCTGVTATYSLRPDGKIDVLNQCYKDSLNGKYKSVHGKAWVVDKETNAKLKVQFFWPFSGSYWIIELDSVGYQYAVVGHPNRNYLWILCRTPKMDEGLYGDLLRRLQEVHGYDLSNLKKTPQKTY
- a CDS encoding sigma-54-dependent Fis family transcriptional regulator is translated as MNDQKSRQELEFLLSFSKSLSSTLDQSQLLDIIIESAKTLTVAEASSLLLLDRATQNLHFAHATGEVSEELKKLSIPMGQGIAGWVAREQKPQIVNQAEQDERWYKGIDEKTKFTTKSLLCVPLLSNGQTIGVIEVLNKKDGQQFDQQDQELLLKFADLAAQVLENADKYSRLKDENVQLRDELASRYTITGKSQAVEEVLGLARKVASGNTTVLLQGENGTGKELLARFIHYQSPRADKAFVAVNSAAIPVELLESELFGHEKGAFTGAGCRRKGRFEMAAGGTIFLDEVGDLPQAIQAKILRVLQEREFERLGSSETIKVDVRIIAATNKDLLQLVKAGLFREDLYYRLNVFQIFLPPLRQRAEDIPVLSRHFLEHFGRETKKQVRGFTEEAAQAMQNYSWPGNIRELQNAVERAVVLSSGQTITLQNLPRLVDDSSTRDGIPPTMTWDGAQDVFKREYMIKALEANGWNQRKTAKVLDIQPSYLSRLLRELNIIRPRNRES